In the genome of Constrictibacter sp. MBR-5, one region contains:
- a CDS encoding thermonuclease family protein — MRHGTSINQNRAGYGRGIILGLTMAEALLLVIFCLLITSAILFKAEADAKRELQAKVASQHTEIVELSHLINLAVKPDDPRSGREIAEEWRDLVRAQKILQQAAEKGLTSRMIEANAAQLASANQLIRSDKDLVEVAADADYGRALRDELQPLGLSGASPAQVGKLVAAGAARSAPRTGDNDLPPIISLSEADGYSFQTGRAAVSPEFEQQLSGRIADHIIRLVDQYNVDIIEVIGHTDDQPIIGRNSNLDTNILSVLQNKAPAERLAPGDNAGLGLARAVSVVDVLNKHASLKDLTILPLSAGQLLFPTDQISVNAPTGDQKSRRRIEIRLRRSANFDRSTEAASRTSVAGDARVIDGDTIEIGAEVVRLHGIDAPEAAQNCGTRSTAWSCGEQATLALTKLIDRAPLDCVILDTDRYGRSIGRCATKATDDIGGWLVENGWALAYVKYSSDYVEEERVAKAASRGIWQSDFDAPWDWRRSRRN, encoded by the coding sequence ATGCGCCACGGCACTTCAATTAACCAGAACCGCGCAGGGTATGGCCGTGGCATCATCCTAGGTTTGACAATGGCGGAGGCGCTACTACTCGTTATTTTTTGTCTCCTCATCACCAGCGCGATCTTGTTTAAGGCTGAAGCGGATGCTAAGCGCGAGCTACAAGCGAAAGTCGCCTCACAACATACGGAAATCGTAGAGCTTTCTCATTTAATTAACCTCGCCGTGAAGCCCGACGACCCTCGCTCCGGTCGCGAGATTGCCGAGGAGTGGCGTGATCTAGTGCGCGCGCAGAAAATTTTGCAGCAGGCAGCCGAGAAGGGCCTTACATCGAGGATGATAGAAGCCAATGCAGCCCAGCTTGCGTCGGCGAACCAGTTGATACGTTCCGACAAGGACTTAGTGGAAGTAGCCGCTGATGCTGACTATGGCCGAGCGTTGCGGGATGAACTTCAGCCCCTTGGGCTGTCGGGCGCGAGTCCGGCTCAGGTTGGTAAACTTGTGGCCGCTGGCGCTGCGCGTAGTGCCCCCAGGACAGGGGATAACGACCTACCGCCAATAATCAGTCTTAGCGAAGCGGACGGCTATAGCTTCCAGACCGGCCGCGCTGCCGTTTCACCCGAATTCGAGCAACAGCTATCTGGCAGGATTGCGGACCACATCATCCGATTGGTCGATCAATACAATGTCGATATAATCGAAGTAATCGGCCACACCGATGATCAACCGATCATCGGGCGCAACTCGAATCTCGATACAAACATCTTGTCTGTCTTGCAAAATAAGGCGCCAGCCGAGCGATTGGCGCCTGGCGACAACGCTGGACTCGGTCTAGCGCGAGCGGTTTCGGTTGTCGATGTGTTAAATAAGCACGCGTCTTTGAAGGATCTCACCATACTCCCCCTCTCCGCCGGGCAGCTTCTCTTTCCTACCGATCAGATAAGCGTCAATGCACCGACGGGTGATCAGAAATCTAGACGGAGGATCGAAATACGCCTTCGCCGGTCCGCGAATTTTGACCGTAGTACTGAAGCGGCTTCACGAACCTCCGTTGCAGGTGATGCCCGTGTGATTGATGGCGACACGATTGAGATTGGCGCGGAGGTCGTCCGGTTGCATGGAATCGATGCGCCTGAGGCCGCACAGAACTGCGGCACTCGAAGCACTGCGTGGTCGTGTGGAGAGCAGGCGACCTTGGCGCTGACAAAGCTGATCGATCGCGCTCCCCTGGACTGCGTTATCCTGGACACAGACAGATATGGCCGATCTATCGGTAGGTGCGCGACCAAGGCGACCGATGACATCGGCGGTTGGCTCGTCGAGAATGGTTGGGCACTCGCCTATGTCAAATATTCCAGTGACTACGTAGAGGAAGAACGGGTCGCCAAAGCGGCCAGTCGTGGGATCTGGCAGAGCGATTTTGACGCGCCATGGGATTGGCGCCGATCCCGGCGAAATTGA
- a CDS encoding AMP-binding protein — MYPGLHDEARWSLPEILAWQAERRGDALFVRTVDGSDLTYAQTAAAAARMAGFLAALGIRPGDPVAVMLPNGLDFVRVWFGLCRLGAVAVLLNTELKGAFLEHQVANSGAALAIADASAAARFAEIAPRIPGLKTLLTTESLPDGPEAPPPFETVPLDGWRAAAPYDGPMPRARDTACIMYTSGTTGPSKGVLMPQAHCFLFGLSTVERLRMTPADRYYVVLPLFHANGLLMQLGATLIAGASAVVRPRFSASAWVEDIRAHGCTLTNMLGAVGAFVCARAPTAGDRDHALRAVTAAPNPPAHEATLRDRFGVPEVVSVYGMTEVNIPLYGEVGLARPGTCGRPLERWFDVIVADPETDVALSAEALSAGAVGELLVRPRTAFGFMAGYHRMPEATVAAWRNLWFHTGDAVTMAEDGYVVFVDRIKDCIRRRGENISSFEVESAIERLPGVAEAAAYAVPSGIDGGEDEVMLAVVAQPGATLDPAAIAAHADRELPRYAQPRFIEIVPDLPKTPTAKVQKAKLRARGVGPGTWDRVG; from the coding sequence ATGTATCCGGGTCTGCACGACGAGGCGCGGTGGAGCCTGCCCGAGATCCTCGCCTGGCAGGCGGAGCGTCGCGGCGACGCCCTCTTCGTGCGCACGGTAGACGGCTCCGACCTCACCTACGCCCAAACCGCCGCCGCCGCCGCCCGCATGGCCGGCTTCCTCGCCGCCCTGGGCATCCGCCCCGGCGACCCGGTCGCCGTCATGCTGCCGAACGGCCTCGACTTCGTGCGCGTCTGGTTCGGCCTCTGCCGCCTGGGTGCCGTCGCCGTCCTGCTCAACACCGAACTGAAGGGCGCCTTCCTCGAGCATCAGGTCGCGAACAGCGGTGCGGCGCTCGCCATAGCCGACGCGTCCGCCGCCGCCCGCTTCGCCGAGATCGCGCCGCGCATCCCCGGCCTGAAGACCCTGCTGACCACCGAATCCCTGCCCGACGGTCCCGAGGCGCCGCCGCCGTTCGAGACCGTCCCCCTCGACGGCTGGCGCGCCGCCGCCCCCTATGACGGCCCCATGCCGCGGGCGCGCGACACCGCCTGCATCATGTACACCTCCGGCACCACCGGCCCGTCCAAGGGCGTGCTGATGCCCCAGGCGCACTGTTTCCTGTTCGGCCTGTCGACGGTGGAGCGGCTGCGCATGACGCCGGCCGACCGTTACTATGTCGTCCTGCCGCTGTTCCACGCCAACGGCCTGCTGATGCAGCTGGGCGCCACGCTGATCGCCGGCGCCTCGGCCGTCGTGCGCCCGCGGTTCAGCGCGTCGGCCTGGGTCGAGGACATCCGCGCCCACGGCTGCACCCTGACCAACATGCTGGGGGCCGTCGGCGCCTTCGTCTGCGCGCGGGCCCCCACCGCCGGCGACCGCGACCATGCCTTGCGCGCCGTCACCGCCGCCCCCAACCCGCCGGCGCACGAGGCCACCCTGCGCGACCGCTTCGGCGTGCCGGAGGTGGTCAGCGTCTACGGCATGACCGAGGTCAACATCCCCCTCTACGGCGAGGTCGGCCTCGCCCGCCCCGGCACCTGCGGCCGGCCGCTGGAGCGCTGGTTCGACGTGATCGTCGCCGATCCGGAGACCGACGTGGCCTTGTCGGCCGAGGCCCTGTCGGCGGGCGCGGTGGGCGAGCTGCTGGTGCGGCCGCGCACCGCCTTCGGCTTCATGGCGGGCTATCACCGCATGCCGGAGGCCACGGTGGCGGCGTGGCGCAACCTCTGGTTCCACACCGGAGACGCGGTGACGATGGCCGAGGACGGCTATGTCGTGTTCGTCGACCGCATCAAGGACTGCATCCGCCGCCGCGGCGAGAACATCTCGTCGTTCGAGGTGGAATCCGCCATCGAGCGCCTGCCCGGCGTCGCCGAGGCCGCCGCCTATGCCGTGCCCTCCGGCATCGACGGCGGCGAGGACGAGGTGATGCTGGCCGTCGTGGCTCAGCCCGGCGCCACCCTGGACCCCGCCGCCATCGCCGCCCACGCCGACCGCGAACTCCCCCGCTACGCCCAGCCCCGCTTCATCGAGATCGTGCCGGACCTGCCGAAGACCCCGACGGCCAAGGTGCAGAAGGCGAAGCTGCGCGCACGCGGGGTGGGGCCGGGGACGTGGGATCGGGTGGGGTGA
- the rpmE gene encoding 50S ribosomal protein L31 yields the protein MKADIHPDYHEITVIMTDGTEYKTRSTYGKPGASLRLDIDPLVHPAWTGGTGRMLDTGGQVARFNKRFSGLGIK from the coding sequence ATGAAAGCCGACATTCACCCGGATTATCACGAGATCACGGTCATCATGACCGACGGGACCGAGTACAAGACGCGGTCGACCTACGGCAAGCCGGGCGCCTCGCTGCGTCTCGACATCGACCCGCTCGTGCACCCGGCCTGGACCGGCGGCACCGGCCGCATGCTCGACACGGGCGGCCAGGTCGCGCGCTTCAACAAGCGCTTCTCAGGCCTCGGCATAAAGTAG
- a CDS encoding LLM class flavin-dependent oxidoreductase, whose protein sequence is MSQPTASPNPRMRFGAFLAPHHPIGEHPMLQFRRDLDLAEHCDRLGLDEFWCGEHHSSGWETIASPEMFLAAAGERTKRIMLGTGVVSLPYHHPFNVAQRMVQLDHMTGGRAIFGSGPGALSSDAFALGIDPMVQRDRQDEAIGVIRRLMRGERVTAESDWFTMRDAALQLLPLQEDMPFAVASQISPSGMTLAGKHGIGIISVGSTSTEGLTALPMQWSFAEEAAAKHGQVVDRKNWRVVLMWHIAETREKAAEQAGRGLMRWHNEYIVGTLQRPGAKPFKSPEEAVEKTGFSRNAASTIGTPDDLIARIRDIREKSGGFGTVIGFAHDWANPEDTFRSWDMVARYVVPEINGYMDGLRRSQKYVIENRASFERASQAVMAKIQENERAAAALANTKSNRLAVSGSNTPDFDKLNADKLKAGE, encoded by the coding sequence ATGTCCCAGCCCACCGCGAGCCCCAACCCCCGCATGCGCTTCGGCGCGTTCCTGGCGCCGCACCACCCGATCGGCGAGCACCCGATGCTCCAGTTCCGCCGCGACCTGGACCTCGCCGAGCATTGCGACCGGCTGGGCCTCGACGAGTTCTGGTGCGGCGAGCATCACTCCAGCGGCTGGGAGACCATCGCCTCGCCGGAGATGTTCCTGGCGGCGGCGGGCGAGCGGACCAAGCGCATCATGCTGGGCACCGGCGTCGTCTCCCTGCCCTATCACCACCCGTTCAACGTGGCGCAGCGCATGGTGCAGCTCGACCACATGACGGGCGGGCGCGCGATCTTCGGCTCCGGCCCCGGCGCCCTCTCCTCCGACGCCTTCGCGCTCGGCATCGACCCCATGGTGCAGCGCGACCGCCAGGACGAGGCGATCGGCGTCATCCGCCGCCTGATGCGCGGCGAGCGCGTCACCGCGGAGAGCGACTGGTTCACCATGCGCGACGCGGCGCTGCAGCTCCTTCCGCTGCAGGAGGACATGCCGTTCGCCGTCGCCTCGCAGATCAGCCCGTCGGGCATGACGCTGGCCGGCAAGCACGGCATCGGCATCATCTCGGTCGGCTCGACCTCGACCGAGGGCCTGACCGCGCTCCCCATGCAGTGGAGCTTCGCCGAGGAGGCGGCGGCCAAGCACGGCCAGGTGGTGGACCGCAAGAACTGGCGCGTCGTGCTGATGTGGCACATCGCCGAGACGCGCGAGAAGGCGGCCGAACAGGCCGGCCGCGGCCTGATGCGCTGGCACAACGAATATATCGTCGGCACGCTGCAGCGGCCGGGCGCCAAGCCGTTCAAGTCGCCCGAGGAGGCGGTGGAGAAGACCGGCTTCTCGCGCAACGCAGCGTCGACCATCGGCACGCCGGACGACCTGATCGCGCGCATCCGCGACATCCGCGAGAAGAGCGGCGGCTTCGGCACGGTGATCGGCTTCGCCCACGACTGGGCCAACCCCGAGGACACGTTCCGCAGCTGGGACATGGTGGCGCGCTACGTCGTGCCGGAGATCAACGGCTATATGGACGGCCTGCGCCGCTCGCAGAAATACGTGATCGAGAACCGCGCCTCGTTCGAGCGGGCGAGCCAGGCGGTGATGGCCAAGATCCAGGAGAACGAACGCGCCGCGGCGGCGCTCGCCAACACCAAGTCGAACCGGCTGGCCGTGTCGGGCTCCAACACGCCCGACTTCGACAAGCTGAACGCCGACAAGCTGAAGGCGGGCGAGTAG
- the hpxZ gene encoding oxalurate catabolism protein HpxZ gives MERDIPDVVAEVEAVFARYEAAIVANDVAVLDELFLDDPRTIRYGMAENLYGHAEIRAFRAGRDPRGLARTLHRTVISTWGRDFATAMTEFRRDGTPKVGRQSQTWVRTPAGWRVVAAHVSLIDPPR, from the coding sequence ATGGAACGCGACATCCCCGACGTGGTGGCCGAGGTCGAGGCCGTCTTCGCCCGGTACGAGGCGGCGATCGTCGCCAACGACGTCGCCGTCCTGGACGAACTCTTCCTCGACGACCCGCGCACCATCCGCTACGGCATGGCCGAAAACCTCTACGGCCATGCCGAGATCAGGGCCTTCCGCGCCGGCCGCGACCCACGCGGCCTCGCCCGGACGCTGCACCGCACGGTCATCTCGACCTGGGGCCGCGACTTCGCGACGGCGATGACCGAGTTCCGCCGCGACGGCACGCCCAAGGTCGGCCGCCAGAGCCAGACCTGGGTCCGCACCCCCGCCGGCTGGCGGGTCGTCGCGGCCCATGTGAGCCTAATCGACCCGCCGCGCTGA
- a CDS encoding AtzE family amidohydrolase — protein sequence MSILEGTAAGIAAAVRAGDVTAAAVTEAALLRIERTNPHLNAFTDVTAERARTEAAAVDATIAAGRDPGPLAGVPFAVKNLFDIAGLPTRAGSKINRDRPPAAADGPLIRRLNGAGAVLLGGLNMGEYAYDFTGENAHDGPARNPHDPTRMTGGSSGGSGGAVAAGMVPLALGSDTNGSIRVPSSFCGIFGLKPTYGRLPRTGSFPFVDSFDHLGPFARSVADLAAAYDAMQGPDAGDAACTAWGVEPVATDLAKGTDGLRIAVAGGYFRRGGEAQAYEAVDRCAAALGVSREVEIPEAARARAAAFVISNVEGAALHLDTVRSRADDYDPEVRDRLISGAMIPGTWYVKAQRFRRWFHARMLEVFRDVDVILAPATPVTAPKLGQKTMVLDGVEMLLRPNIGIYTQPISFIGLPVAAVPLHGLGAMPIGVQVIAPPWREDLALRVAHTLEAAGVATAPVAGA from the coding sequence ATGAGCATCCTCGAAGGCACCGCCGCCGGCATTGCTGCGGCCGTCCGCGCCGGCGACGTCACGGCCGCCGCCGTGACCGAGGCGGCCCTGCTGCGCATCGAGCGGACCAACCCGCACCTGAACGCCTTCACCGACGTGACGGCCGAGCGCGCCCGGACCGAGGCCGCCGCCGTCGACGCGACCATCGCCGCCGGCCGCGATCCCGGCCCGCTCGCCGGCGTGCCGTTCGCCGTGAAGAACCTGTTCGACATCGCCGGCCTGCCGACGCGCGCCGGGTCGAAGATCAACCGCGACCGCCCGCCGGCCGCCGCCGACGGCCCGCTGATCCGGCGCCTGAACGGTGCGGGCGCCGTGCTGCTCGGCGGTCTCAACATGGGCGAGTACGCCTACGACTTCACCGGCGAGAATGCCCATGACGGGCCGGCGCGCAACCCGCACGACCCGACCCGCATGACCGGCGGTTCGTCCGGCGGCTCGGGCGGCGCCGTGGCGGCCGGCATGGTGCCGCTGGCGCTGGGGTCGGACACGAACGGCTCGATCCGCGTGCCGTCCTCCTTCTGCGGCATCTTCGGCCTGAAGCCGACCTATGGCCGCCTGCCGCGCACCGGCAGCTTCCCCTTCGTCGACAGTTTCGACCATCTCGGCCCCTTCGCCCGCTCGGTCGCCGACCTCGCGGCGGCCTACGACGCGATGCAGGGGCCGGACGCCGGCGACGCCGCCTGCACCGCCTGGGGCGTCGAGCCGGTCGCCACGGACCTGGCCAAGGGCACCGACGGCCTGCGCATCGCGGTCGCCGGCGGCTACTTCCGCCGCGGCGGCGAGGCCCAGGCCTACGAAGCCGTCGACCGCTGCGCCGCCGCCCTCGGGGTGTCGCGCGAGGTCGAGATCCCCGAGGCGGCCCGCGCCCGGGCCGCCGCCTTCGTCATCAGCAACGTCGAGGGGGCGGCGCTGCATCTCGACACCGTCCGCTCCCGCGCCGACGACTACGACCCGGAGGTGCGCGACCGGCTGATCTCCGGCGCCATGATCCCCGGCACTTGGTACGTGAAGGCGCAGCGCTTCCGCCGCTGGTTCCACGCCCGCATGCTGGAGGTCTTCCGCGACGTCGACGTCATCCTGGCGCCGGCGACGCCGGTGACGGCGCCGAAGCTCGGCCAGAAGACCATGGTGCTCGACGGGGTGGAGATGCTGCTGCGGCCGAACATCGGCATCTACACCCAGCCGATCTCCTTCATCGGCCTGCCGGTCGCCGCCGTGCCGCTGCACGGCCTGGGCGCAATGCCCATCGGCGTCCAGGTGATCGCCCCGCCCTGGCGCGAGGATCTGGCCCTGCGCGTCGCCCACACGCTGGAGGCGGCCGGTGTCGCCACGGCACCGGTCGCGGGAGCATGA
- a CDS encoding DUF4089 domain-containing protein has translation MSADEFDAEAVLAGAAAMLDLTITAEQRPGVLMHLANTRRVAQAVLDFPLPPETENGPVFRS, from the coding sequence ATGTCCGCAGACGAATTCGACGCCGAGGCGGTGCTGGCGGGTGCCGCCGCCATGCTGGACCTGACGATCACGGCGGAGCAGCGCCCCGGCGTGCTGATGCACCTCGCCAACACGCGCCGCGTGGCGCAGGCGGTGCTCGACTTCCCGCTGCCGCCCGAGACCGAGAACGGCCCGGTGTTCCGGTCATGA
- a CDS encoding MFS transporter, which yields MSDAGTPSRAGRAGAVRLTAILSLGLVLNQIGLMAFPAVLPTLVPLWDLTETEAGWIGGIYFAGYAAAVPFMSGLTDRIDGRRVWAVASVIGAVASLAFVFAEGFWGGLAARFLSGVGLAGVHMPGLKLLAERTAGPAQARATGIYTAAYAVGSGGSFVVAGLVAAAWGWEWAFVAGAVGPLLAVPLLLLVPPVERHANAATAPPLAMLDVRPVLRNRDVVAWIACYVGNTWEVFAIRTWFVAFVVFNAGLPGNDGFGWNPALLSGISALLAVPATILIAELAVRVGRPRMVLAVTVASVLVCVALAVLREAAFPLVLALLLLHGSTSFGDTGSIAGGVVASADPRRRGLTLALYGFCGFVAGFLGPLAVGVTLYLFGGMSDPDAWSAAFLVMALGSALGAVTVLLRFGWRAR from the coding sequence GTGAGCGACGCCGGCACACCATCCAGGGCGGGTCGTGCGGGCGCCGTCCGTCTGACCGCGATCCTCTCCCTCGGCCTCGTCCTCAACCAGATCGGCCTCATGGCCTTTCCCGCGGTGCTGCCGACGCTGGTGCCGCTCTGGGACCTTACCGAGACCGAGGCGGGATGGATCGGCGGCATCTATTTCGCCGGCTACGCCGCCGCGGTGCCCTTCATGTCGGGCCTCACCGACCGCATCGACGGTCGGCGCGTCTGGGCGGTGGCGTCGGTCATCGGTGCCGTGGCGTCGCTCGCCTTCGTCTTCGCCGAGGGCTTCTGGGGTGGCCTGGCAGCCCGCTTCCTCAGCGGGGTCGGCCTCGCCGGGGTGCACATGCCGGGGCTAAAGCTGCTGGCCGAACGCACCGCCGGCCCGGCGCAGGCGCGCGCAACCGGCATCTATACCGCCGCCTATGCCGTGGGCAGCGGCGGCTCCTTCGTCGTCGCCGGCCTAGTCGCCGCAGCCTGGGGCTGGGAGTGGGCGTTCGTCGCCGGTGCCGTGGGGCCGCTGCTGGCGGTGCCGCTGTTGCTCCTCGTGCCGCCGGTGGAGCGGCACGCAAACGCTGCGACCGCGCCGCCCCTGGCGATGCTCGACGTGCGGCCCGTGCTGCGCAACCGCGACGTCGTCGCCTGGATCGCGTGCTATGTGGGCAACACCTGGGAGGTGTTCGCCATCCGCACCTGGTTCGTCGCCTTCGTCGTCTTCAACGCCGGCCTGCCCGGCAATGACGGCTTCGGCTGGAATCCGGCGCTGCTGTCCGGCATCTCGGCGCTGCTCGCCGTGCCGGCGACGATCCTGATCGCCGAACTGGCCGTGCGGGTCGGCCGGCCGCGCATGGTGCTGGCGGTCACCGTCGCCTCGGTCCTGGTCTGTGTGGCACTCGCCGTGCTGCGCGAGGCGGCGTTCCCGCTGGTCCTCGCCCTGCTGCTGCTGCACGGCAGCACCAGCTTCGGCGACACCGGCTCCATCGCCGGCGGCGTGGTGGCGTCGGCCGATCCGCGCCGCCGCGGCCTGACCCTGGCGCTCTACGGCTTCTGCGGCTTCGTCGCCGGCTTCCTCGGGCCCCTGGCGGTGGGCGTCACGCTCTATCTCTTCGGCGGGATGAGCGATCCCGACGCCTGGTCCGCCGCCTTCCTGGTGATGGCGCTCGGCTCGGCTCTGGGCGCCGTCACGGTGCTGCTGCGTTTCGGCTGGCGCGCGCGCTAG
- a CDS encoding glutathione S-transferase family protein: MRTYRLHYFPESGNSFKLALMLTLCGASFEPVWTDFGAGVTRTADWRARVNPMGEIPVLEEDGVRFTQTAPILLRLAERYGRFGGRDEAERFEVLRWLFWDNQKLSGFLAAYRYRRAFTPAPDPQVQAYLRGRVDDFLGILDAQVRDRAFVVGDRPTVADLSMCGYLAFPPEEAGYDLPAAYPAVAAWLQRLATLPGWQAPYALLPGKRLPRTV, translated from the coding sequence ATGAGGACGTACCGCCTTCACTACTTCCCCGAGTCCGGGAACAGCTTCAAGCTGGCACTCATGCTGACGCTCTGCGGCGCATCGTTCGAGCCGGTCTGGACCGATTTCGGCGCCGGGGTCACGCGCACCGCCGACTGGCGCGCGCGCGTCAATCCGATGGGCGAGATCCCGGTGCTGGAGGAGGACGGCGTCCGGTTCACGCAGACCGCGCCGATCCTGCTGCGCCTCGCCGAGCGCTACGGCCGCTTCGGCGGCCGGGACGAGGCGGAACGGTTCGAGGTGCTGCGCTGGCTCTTCTGGGACAATCAGAAGCTCAGCGGCTTCCTGGCGGCCTACCGCTACCGGCGCGCGTTCACGCCCGCCCCGGATCCGCAGGTGCAGGCCTATCTGCGCGGCCGGGTCGACGATTTCCTCGGCATCCTCGACGCCCAGGTGCGGGATCGGGCGTTCGTCGTCGGCGACCGGCCGACGGTCGCAGACCTGTCGATGTGCGGCTATCTCGCCTTTCCGCCCGAGGAGGCCGGTTACGATCTGCCCGCCGCCTACCCGGCGGTGGCCGCCTGGCTGCAGCGGCTGGCCACACTGCCGGGCTGGCAGGCACCATACGCACTTTTGCCGGGCAAACGCCTGCCACGCACCGTCTGA
- a CDS encoding LysR substrate-binding domain-containing protein produces MRRLPLGPMDAFVAVARAGSLAGAASDMNLTVPALSRRIGMLEAELGVRLFRRHARGLDLTEAGAAYFAALAPAWEGMRDATEAVRAQGRDGAIRVSVMPTFAANWLVPRLGRLRGRHADLRVEFHTSADLVDLEARPDIDAAIRLGRGPWPGLDCEPFLPVQAFPVASPAFVATLPAERRPRDLLLGHPLIGTSHQPAFWRDWFAGAGVDGPLPEVRGFDNLQLVYEAAAAGMGVALGLDPLVRPYVEQGRLVRLFPGQVALPSRFHLLRRRGGTPDRRFRQFRTWLRTEAAAFAPTPAATV; encoded by the coding sequence ATGCGACGACTTCCCCTCGGTCCCATGGATGCCTTCGTCGCGGTGGCGCGGGCGGGGAGCCTCGCCGGCGCCGCGTCGGACATGAACCTCACGGTCCCGGCCCTCAGCCGCCGCATCGGCATGCTGGAGGCGGAACTCGGCGTCCGCCTGTTCCGGCGCCACGCGCGCGGCCTCGATCTCACCGAAGCGGGGGCCGCCTATTTCGCAGCACTCGCCCCGGCCTGGGAGGGCATGCGCGACGCGACCGAGGCCGTCCGCGCGCAGGGGAGGGACGGCGCGATCAGGGTCAGCGTCATGCCGACCTTCGCCGCGAACTGGCTGGTGCCGCGGCTCGGCCGGCTGCGCGGGCGCCACGCCGATCTCCGGGTCGAGTTCCACACCTCAGCGGACCTCGTGGACCTGGAGGCGCGGCCGGATATCGACGCCGCGATACGGCTGGGCAGGGGGCCTTGGCCGGGACTGGATTGCGAGCCCTTCCTGCCCGTGCAGGCCTTTCCCGTGGCGAGCCCCGCCTTCGTCGCCACCCTGCCGGCGGAACGCCGACCGCGCGACCTGCTGCTCGGGCACCCGCTGATCGGCACCTCCCACCAGCCGGCGTTCTGGCGCGACTGGTTCGCCGGCGCGGGCGTCGACGGGCCGCTGCCGGAGGTGCGCGGCTTCGACAATCTCCAACTCGTCTACGAGGCGGCGGCGGCCGGGATGGGCGTCGCGTTGGGGCTCGATCCTCTCGTGCGCCCGTATGTCGAGCAGGGCCGGCTCGTGCGCCTGTTTCCCGGACAGGTCGCCTTGCCGTCGCGCTTCCATCTGCTGCGCCGCCGGGGTGGCACGCCGGACCGCCGCTTCCGGCAGTTCCGGACATGGCTGCGCACCGAGGCGGCGGCCTTCGCCCCGACGCCGGCCGCGACGGTCTGA
- a CDS encoding TauD/TfdA family dioxygenase, protein MTRTLELSTPLPTAGFGGTVRLAEAPGDANALVAAAEAVPETLPRMLAEAGGVLALQGLDGISDDPMLLLRLSRLFGPEVEDYRRTLTALNMVHGAVPEIFIVSNVPPVKRAPPKRPEPPLTADGRFPVQYPQRSGWHTDQSYRRPPPDISLFYCKVAAPRDQAQTLFADGTAAYAALPPDLKARVDGLEALHVKPHSGRTRADMLAGATPGPQEPLARSQRQPVVRAHPVTGRPALYLCESSQLDWFEGPFVGLEPGPHGEGAALLDALMTHYTRPEFVYVHEWTAGDLVVWDNRCTVHTATWFDADHVDRVMWRTTVRGNPGALYDGEARSWLPPEAKGDAAAAE, encoded by the coding sequence ATGACCCGGACCCTCGAACTCTCCACCCCCCTTCCCACCGCCGGCTTCGGCGGCACGGTGCGCCTCGCGGAGGCACCGGGCGACGCCAATGCCCTGGTCGCGGCGGCCGAGGCGGTGCCGGAGACGCTGCCGCGTATGCTGGCCGAGGCGGGCGGGGTGCTGGCGCTGCAGGGTCTAGACGGCATTTCCGACGATCCCATGCTGCTGCTGCGGCTCTCGCGCCTGTTCGGGCCGGAGGTCGAGGACTATCGCCGCACGCTGACCGCGCTGAACATGGTGCACGGCGCGGTGCCGGAGATCTTCATCGTCTCCAACGTGCCGCCGGTGAAGCGGGCGCCGCCGAAGCGGCCGGAGCCGCCGCTGACCGCCGACGGCCGTTTCCCGGTGCAGTATCCGCAGCGCAGCGGCTGGCACACCGACCAGAGCTATCGCCGGCCGCCGCCGGACATCTCGCTCTTCTACTGCAAGGTGGCGGCACCGCGCGACCAGGCGCAGACCCTGTTCGCCGACGGCACCGCCGCCTATGCCGCCCTGCCGCCCGACCTGAAGGCCCGCGTTGACGGGCTGGAGGCGCTGCACGTCAAGCCGCACAGCGGCCGCACCCGCGCCGACATGCTGGCCGGCGCCACCCCCGGCCCGCAGGAGCCGCTCGCCCGCTCGCAGCGCCAGCCGGTGGTGCGCGCCCATCCGGTCACCGGCCGCCCCGCCCTCTATCTCTGCGAGTCGAGCCAGCTCGACTGGTTCGAGGGACCGTTCGTCGGATTGGAGCCCGGCCCGCACGGCGAGGGTGCCGCCCTGCTCGACGCGCTGATGACCCACTACACGCGGCCGGAATTCGTCTACGTCCACGAATGGACGGCCGGCGACCTCGTCGTCTGGGACAATCGCTGCACCGTCCACACCGCCACCTGGTTCGACGCCGACCATGTCGACCGCGTCATGTGGCGCACCACCGTCCGCGGCAACCCCGGCGCCCTCTACGACGGCGAGGCGCGCAGCTGGCTGCCCCCGGAAGCAAAGGGCGACGCGGCGGCGGCGGAGTAG